TTTTTGATGAGAAAATTTAATAAGAAAAACTAGATTGGAATAGTATTGTATTTGAAGCATAAATAAAAATGACCTTATTAGAAATATAGATCTCATAAGGTCATTTTTTATATTGAAAGATCAATCTCTTAATAACGCACCTGGATAACCGAGTTGACGCCATGCCTCAAAAACCACAACGGCAACGGTGTTTGACAGGTTCATACTGCGACTATCAGCAAGCATTGGAACTCTGATTTTCTGCTGTGTTGGCATATTATCCAATACATAAGGCGGTAACCCACGGGTTTCAGGTCCAAAAAGGAGATAATCTCCATCTTGATAGCTCACATTGCTATGTGCGGGTGTACCTTTTGTCGTTAACGCAAATACACGTGCACCTGTTGGTGATTGTGCATTATCTGGGTTTAAACCTTCACTTTCTAAAAAAGCATAGTAATCGTGGTGCTGTTTAATATCAGCAAATTCACGATAATCAAGCCCTGCACGACGTAGGCGTTTATCATCCCAAGTAAAACCCAAGGGTTGGATCAAATGAAGATGAAAGCCTGTATTAGCACACAGGCGGATAATATTACCCGTATTCGGTGGAATTTCGGGTTCAAAT
This portion of the Proteus vulgaris genome encodes:
- the trmL gene encoding tRNA (uridine(34)/cytosine(34)/5-carboxymethylaminomethyluridine(34)-2'-O)-methyltransferase TrmL — its product is MLNIVLFEPEIPPNTGNIIRLCANTGFHLHLIQPLGFTWDDKRLRRAGLDYREFADIKQHHDYYAFLESEGLNPDNAQSPTGARVFALTTKGTPAHSNVSYQDGDYLLFGPETRGLPPYVLDNMPTQQKIRVPMLADSRSMNLSNTVAVVVFEAWRQLGYPGALLRD